One Candidatus Culexarchaeum yellowstonense genomic region harbors:
- a CDS encoding aminopeptidase has protein sequence MNLEERVRRISELIIGKLLNVKSDENLLIIADDKSEAIMVEALFKESISIGGTPVISIIPSNWKSHTTLPKTVQASLEYANVVIGVTRGTAAPSYDPEVARLLREKRIRYMSMVLRSLDNFINGAALADYDEVYDYAKKIAKAMHGNRIRVKTKFGTNIEADMGGARIIIEAGFAINPGDSAAFSDGEVSFTPLEGTANGTVVVDGPIAYIGKPSEPLKLEVKNGRVSRVYGGREAEQLVDMMSKTQNMDNFAEFGIGVNRYARLNGDWQEEKKAYGNLHIALGDNIYYGGKVKCDIHMDMVIYKPTVEIDGRIIVDEGKLILIE, from the coding sequence ATGAATTTAGAAGAGAGAGTTCGTAGAATATCAGAATTGATAATAGGTAAATTGTTGAATGTGAAGAGTGACGAAAATTTATTAATTATTGCAGATGATAAGTCTGAAGCAATTATGGTTGAAGCATTATTCAAAGAATCCATAAGCATTGGAGGAACACCAGTAATTTCAATTATACCAAGCAACTGGAAATCGCACACCACACTCCCAAAAACGGTTCAAGCAAGTTTGGAATATGCAAATGTGGTTATTGGGGTAACTAGGGGGACAGCTGCACCATCATACGATCCAGAAGTTGCTAGACTACTTAGGGAGAAGAGGATTAGGTACATGTCCATGGTCTTAAGATCACTAGACAACTTCATAAATGGAGCTGCACTGGCAGATTACGATGAAGTTTACGATTATGCGAAGAAAATTGCAAAAGCCATGCATGGTAATAGGATAAGGGTGAAAACGAAGTTTGGAACCAATATTGAAGCAGATATGGGTGGAGCTAGAATTATAATTGAAGCTGGATTTGCAATAAATCCCGGAGATTCAGCTGCATTCTCAGATGGAGAAGTATCGTTCACACCATTGGAGGGAACTGCAAATGGAACCGTAGTTGTCGATGGCCCAATAGCATATATCGGTAAACCCAGTGAACCATTAAAATTAGAAGTGAAGAATGGGAGAGTTTCAAGGGTTTACGGTGGGAGAGAAGCCGAACAGCTGGTGGATATGATGAGTAAAACGCAAAACATGGATAACTTCGCAGAATTCGGTATAGGAGTCAATAGATATGCAAGGCTGAATGGGGATTGGCAAGAGGAGAAGAAGGCTTATGGAAACTTGCACATAGCTTTAGGGGACAACATATACTATGGTGGGAAAGTTAAGTGCGATATACATATGGATATGGTGATATACAAGCCAACTGTGGAAATTGATGGTAGAATCATAGTTGATGAGGGAAAGCTAATCCTTATAGAATAG
- the iorA gene encoding indolepyruvate ferredoxin oxidoreductase subunit alpha, producing MHPLLYPPGSVVLLLGNEAIARGAIEAGLGFAAAYPGTPSTEILESLTDVAEHYGFHVEWSANEKVAFESAYAASLCGVRSLTAMKHVGLNVAADALMSSAYTGVEAGFLIVSAEDPDMWSSQNEQDNRYYGLHAYIPVFEAYSPWEAKELVKYAFNFSEKFKHPVIFRSTTRVSHSSGPVKFDAVPSVKSSGRFVKDPDRFALMPAHARKLRVKLIEKWRSICEEVNYSPFNKYIDNGSRKLIICCGTGYGYLMDCLKILGVEGKVNVLKISTSVPAPRRLIMDALGRCDEALVVEELEPILERDVKAMAFEEGVKCRIHGKDFIPLIGELNIDKLIHGVAKFMDVPVPSNFLNPLKLSIEIPARPPTLCAGCPHRASFLELKWALAKSGVRDVVYAGDIGCYSLGVDEPFRVQDIILEMGGGIGSANGLAHVSNQFVVAIMGDSTFYHACIPALINSVYNKSPMLIMVLDNRITAMTGHQPHPGSGFTATGAKTEEVKIEDIARGVGVRYVDTIDPFNVKDSIERLMKAIKFVLENRAVALVNSRRACTLMVVSNARRKGVSVPRYAVDADLCRACGICYNQLSCPAITPMPDKKANIDPLLCFGCSVCMQICPFNAIKPLETPSKDWEEVWRVD from the coding sequence GTGCATCCACTTCTATATCCACCTGGTAGTGTTGTATTGTTGTTGGGTAATGAGGCTATTGCTAGGGGGGCTATTGAAGCTGGTTTAGGGTTTGCTGCAGCCTACCCTGGAACGCCATCCACTGAAATCTTGGAATCCCTTACTGATGTGGCTGAACATTATGGTTTCCATGTTGAGTGGAGTGCTAATGAGAAGGTTGCCTTCGAATCTGCATATGCCGCATCTCTTTGTGGTGTTAGATCTCTGACTGCTATGAAGCATGTGGGTTTAAATGTTGCTGCAGATGCTCTTATGAGTAGTGCTTACACTGGTGTTGAAGCTGGATTTCTAATTGTTAGTGCTGAGGATCCTGATATGTGGAGTAGTCAGAATGAGCAGGATAATAGGTATTATGGTTTACATGCATATATACCGGTCTTTGAAGCTTACTCACCATGGGAGGCTAAGGAGCTCGTTAAATATGCCTTCAATTTCAGTGAAAAGTTTAAGCATCCAGTAATATTTAGATCTACAACTAGGGTTAGCCACTCCAGTGGACCTGTGAAGTTTGATGCTGTTCCAAGTGTTAAGTCCAGTGGGAGGTTTGTTAAGGATCCAGATAGATTTGCGCTTATGCCAGCCCATGCTAGGAAGCTTAGGGTTAAGCTTATTGAGAAGTGGCGTTCAATTTGTGAGGAGGTTAACTATTCCCCATTCAATAAGTACATTGATAATGGTTCTAGGAAGCTCATAATATGTTGTGGGACTGGTTATGGCTACTTGATGGATTGCCTAAAAATACTGGGGGTTGAGGGTAAGGTGAATGTTTTGAAGATATCCACAAGTGTCCCAGCCCCTAGGAGGCTTATAATGGATGCTCTTGGTAGATGTGATGAGGCGCTTGTGGTTGAGGAGCTTGAACCAATATTGGAGAGGGATGTTAAGGCAATGGCATTTGAGGAGGGGGTTAAATGTAGGATTCATGGTAAAGACTTCATACCATTAATTGGCGAACTAAACATTGATAAATTGATCCATGGTGTAGCAAAGTTCATGGATGTTCCAGTCCCATCAAACTTCCTAAACCCATTGAAGCTTAGTATTGAGATTCCAGCTAGACCTCCAACACTATGCGCTGGCTGTCCGCATAGAGCATCATTCTTGGAGTTGAAGTGGGCTTTAGCTAAATCTGGAGTTAGGGATGTGGTTTATGCAGGTGATATTGGCTGTTATAGTTTGGGTGTTGATGAGCCATTTAGAGTTCAAGATATAATTTTGGAGATGGGTGGTGGAATAGGTTCAGCCAACGGTTTAGCTCATGTTTCAAATCAATTTGTAGTTGCAATTATGGGTGATTCAACATTTTATCATGCATGTATACCAGCCCTCATAAATTCTGTTTACAATAAGTCTCCAATGCTCATAATGGTCTTAGATAATAGGATTACAGCTATGACTGGTCATCAGCCACATCCAGGTTCAGGCTTCACAGCCACAGGAGCCAAAACTGAGGAGGTTAAGATAGAGGATATAGCTAGGGGTGTGGGTGTAAGGTATGTTGATACCATAGATCCATTCAATGTTAAGGACTCCATTGAGAGGTTGATGAAGGCAATAAAGTTTGTCTTGGAGAATAGAGCTGTGGCTTTGGTGAATTCCCGTAGAGCATGCACACTAATGGTTGTATCCAATGCTAGACGTAAAGGTGTAAGTGTACCTAGATATGCTGTTGATGCGGATTTATGTAGAGCTTGCGGAATATGCTACAACCAGCTTTCATGTCCAGCAATAACACCAATGCCGGATAAGAAGGCTAACATAGACCCACTACTATGCTTCGGATGCTCAGTATGCATGCAGATATGCCCATTCAATGCAATAAAGCCATTGGAAACACCATCAAAGGATTGGGAGGAGGTTTGGAGGGTTGATTGA
- a CDS encoding indolepyruvate oxidoreductase subunit beta, whose amino-acid sequence MNSKNILLVGVGGQGILTMGRILASSAIRRGIRALTSEVHGMAQRGGSVVVHVRMGDVESPLIGTGMADAIVGLEMMEVLRYIQYANQKSILIVNDRIIRPPTAKTIPTKSQIITELERLKLKYIVVDALNLALKAGSEIAENIVLLGSLMATETLSEYIEITDLENTLKETFKGKALEVNLKALKYGYEAYKQHVVREY is encoded by the coding sequence ATGAACTCCAAAAACATATTATTAGTTGGCGTGGGAGGTCAAGGGATACTAACCATGGGTAGAATACTGGCATCATCAGCCATAAGGAGGGGAATTAGAGCCCTAACATCGGAAGTTCATGGTATGGCTCAGAGGGGTGGAAGTGTAGTTGTACATGTGAGGATGGGGGATGTTGAATCACCATTAATTGGCACTGGAATGGCGGATGCAATAGTGGGATTAGAGATGATGGAAGTTTTGAGATACATACAATACGCCAACCAGAAGAGCATACTAATAGTCAACGATAGGATAATTAGACCACCAACAGCAAAAACAATCCCAACAAAAAGCCAAATCATAACTGAATTGGAGAGACTAAAACTGAAATACATTGTAGTTGATGCGTTGAATCTAGCATTAAAAGCTGGAAGCGAAATAGCTGAAAACATAGTCCTCCTAGGATCACTAATGGCAACGGAAACCCTATCAGAATATATTGAAATAACGGATCTAGAAAACACGTTAAAAGAGACATTTAAGGGGAAAGCCTTAGAAGTAAATCTGAAAGCCTTAAAATATGGATATGAAGCATACAAACAACATGTAGTGAGAGAATATTAA
- a CDS encoding cation-translocating P-type ATPase, giving the protein MREDGEHGLLEFEGVFWIIIFASLLLAMVLSEVLDLFFGGGSLIYIPFSSIALPLNQFITCSIIVLVSFYIGLVGLKELLYDRRFSVEFLMAMAAIGALYLGLFLEAVIVLALYSLSEFLEGYIEDKARETVKSISSLIPDKARVIFDGSETYMDVKSVLPGMVILVKPGERVALDGVVVEGGSLIDLSLVTGESNPVSVNSGDRVYAGALNIGGVIKVLVDRGVEETLVSRIVKLVMDARGRKASINRFIDRFSKYYVPLIISFALLVIIVGPRFIGGSLESWIYKSLILIVLSCPSAFIISIPATIFTAITVAAKRGAIVKGGIYVENLSKVRAVLLDKTGTLTYGFPSIHKIRAVNESDDKILMYAASLERFSNHPIAKAIVDGAFARGLDIAKLNVRDVKEFPGMGVIGYVEGDEILVGNMDLMKQYSCVCDDMDSLLLDDDHTSIYVAINRKIKASICFVDEIRSDAVRVVDFLKRLGIKVVLLTGDKGEVAINVAKTVGVDEVYYELLPEDKLDIIMNMKSMYGFVSMVGDGVNDAPALAASDVGIAMGGSVDLASESADVILVKNSLTLIPYLILLSRKTMAIAKQNIVFTIGVKLTLAILGVIGVIPLWFAVAIGDDGITLLALLNILRIINVENRIA; this is encoded by the coding sequence ATGCGTGAAGATGGTGAGCACGGGTTATTGGAGTTTGAAGGGGTATTTTGGATTATAATTTTTGCATCATTATTATTGGCAATGGTTTTATCGGAGGTTTTGGATTTATTTTTCGGTGGAGGTTCACTAATTTATATTCCATTTTCATCAATAGCTTTGCCATTAAATCAGTTCATAACCTGTTCAATCATCGTTCTTGTGAGCTTCTATATTGGTTTAGTGGGGTTGAAGGAGTTACTTTATGATAGGAGATTTTCCGTTGAATTTTTGATGGCTATGGCTGCTATTGGCGCATTATATTTGGGTTTATTCCTTGAAGCGGTAATAGTTCTAGCTTTGTATTCTCTATCGGAGTTTCTTGAAGGTTATATTGAAGATAAGGCTCGCGAGACTGTTAAAAGCATTTCTAGCCTAATACCAGATAAGGCAAGGGTCATCTTTGATGGTTCTGAAACATATATGGATGTTAAATCTGTATTGCCAGGTATGGTTATCCTAGTTAAGCCTGGAGAGAGGGTGGCTCTTGATGGAGTTGTGGTGGAGGGTGGTTCGCTAATAGATTTATCACTAGTTACTGGTGAGTCTAATCCTGTTTCGGTGAATTCTGGTGATAGAGTTTATGCTGGTGCATTGAATATTGGTGGTGTTATAAAGGTTCTTGTTGATAGAGGTGTTGAGGAAACTCTAGTTTCTAGAATAGTTAAGTTGGTTATGGATGCTAGGGGGAGGAAGGCTTCCATAAACAGATTTATTGATAGATTTTCCAAATATTACGTTCCTCTAATAATTTCCTTTGCATTACTTGTAATTATAGTTGGGCCGAGATTCATTGGAGGTTCATTGGAGTCTTGGATATACAAGTCCCTTATTTTAATAGTTCTTTCATGTCCAAGTGCTTTCATTATATCCATCCCAGCAACAATATTTACAGCTATAACTGTTGCGGCTAAGAGGGGGGCCATAGTTAAAGGTGGAATTTATGTGGAGAATTTGAGCAAAGTCAGAGCTGTACTTTTAGACAAGACAGGAACTTTAACGTATGGTTTTCCATCCATTCATAAGATTAGAGCTGTAAATGAATCTGATGATAAAATACTCATGTATGCTGCTTCTCTTGAAAGATTTTCTAATCATCCAATAGCTAAAGCAATCGTTGATGGAGCTTTTGCAAGAGGGCTGGATATCGCTAAACTTAATGTTAGGGATGTAAAGGAATTTCCAGGTATGGGTGTGATTGGATATGTTGAAGGTGATGAAATTCTTGTTGGAAATATGGATTTAATGAAACAATATTCCTGTGTATGTGATGATATGGATAGTCTGTTATTGGATGATGATCACACATCAATATATGTGGCAATTAACCGTAAAATTAAAGCTTCAATATGTTTTGTTGATGAAATACGTAGTGACGCTGTTAGAGTTGTAGATTTTCTGAAACGTTTGGGCATAAAGGTCGTTTTATTAACTGGTGACAAAGGGGAAGTGGCAATTAATGTGGCTAAAACCGTTGGTGTAGATGAAGTTTATTATGAATTACTACCTGAAGATAAACTTGACATAATTATGAATATGAAATCGATGTATGGTTTTGTCTCCATGGTTGGTGATGGAGTTAATGATGCCCCTGCCCTTGCAGCATCAGATGTTGGTATAGCTATGGGTGGAAGCGTTGATTTAGCTTCAGAATCAGCTGATGTAATTCTTGTCAAAAATAGTTTAACCCTCATACCCTACTTAATTCTCCTAAGCCGCAAAACCATGGCTATTGCTAAGCAAAACATTGTGTTCACTATAGGTGTTAAATTGACTTTGGCAATACTTGGAGTTATTGGTGTAATACCACTATGGTTTGCTGTAGCTATTGGTGATGACGGCATAACTTTACTTGCATTGTTGAATATTCTTAGAATAATTAACGTTGAAAATAGGATAGCTTAA
- a CDS encoding DUF5591 domain-containing protein: protein MGLAKYNFNLILSLIVMSKRVVSVILEHGSCGWGKCYFCGWGKRRVECSLDELKGRIFNVLSSKRREGEIDLLKVFSSGSFLDPKQFPDDFVSWFIRLCESFGVKELIVESRPEYITDDRLKLLLSGKVKVTVAIGLELADDNILLNYYCKGLRVGDVVNAVKVLRGHGFGVRLYLLVNGHPYLYSNPEIHKRIFEDSIKLALDLADSVVVINAYPHVGSRLWEDWINGSWRPFDEVEFRSFVGGWGMHPKVELDFNNLNFIPKFPREKQIFLHGVGHDYLVHPYYEVWQDYIVRFYKPPKSKDIALFLPCAYRKPYTRSKTWKAILNAIYSLPFFPRIHLIAVSSPGVIPYEFINYYPFQSYDWPEWLETEEIKREYIEVTKLRVKKYLMKHASNYKIFYVYFRYGAETLTAIIEAFRDLGLSDKLRVVIDEGLAMEIEAEGFKPMVAHPKALNKLREMLSEAASSKG, encoded by the coding sequence TTGGGTTTAGCAAAATATAACTTTAACCTCATCCTCTCTTTAATTGTTATGTCTAAGAGGGTTGTTAGTGTAATTCTTGAGCATGGTAGTTGTGGTTGGGGTAAATGTTATTTTTGTGGTTGGGGTAAGCGTAGGGTTGAGTGTTCATTGGATGAGTTGAAGGGTAGGATATTCAATGTGCTTAGCTCTAAGCGTAGGGAGGGTGAAATAGATTTACTCAAAGTATTCTCCTCGGGCAGTTTCCTCGACCCTAAACAGTTCCCAGATGATTTCGTATCATGGTTTATTCGTTTATGTGAATCTTTCGGTGTTAAAGAGCTTATAGTTGAGTCTAGACCTGAATATATTACTGATGATAGGTTGAAGCTTCTATTAAGCGGTAAGGTTAAGGTTACTGTGGCTATTGGGTTGGAGCTTGCAGATGACAATATACTGTTAAATTATTATTGTAAGGGGTTGAGGGTTGGTGATGTTGTTAATGCTGTTAAAGTTTTGAGGGGGCATGGTTTTGGAGTTAGATTGTATTTGCTTGTTAATGGTCATCCATACCTCTACTCCAATCCTGAAATTCATAAACGCATATTTGAGGATAGCATTAAACTTGCATTGGATTTAGCTGATAGCGTTGTGGTCATTAATGCTTATCCACATGTTGGTTCAAGGCTTTGGGAGGATTGGATTAATGGTTCTTGGAGGCCATTTGATGAGGTGGAGTTTAGGAGTTTTGTTGGTGGGTGGGGTATGCATCCAAAGGTTGAATTGGATTTCAATAACTTAAATTTCATACCGAAATTCCCAAGGGAGAAGCAAATCTTCCTTCATGGAGTCGGCCACGATTATTTAGTTCACCCATATTATGAGGTTTGGCAAGATTATATTGTTCGATTCTATAAGCCACCTAAATCTAAGGATATAGCCTTATTCCTTCCATGCGCTTATAGGAAGCCTTACACTAGATCTAAGACTTGGAAGGCAATTCTAAATGCCATATATAGCCTCCCATTTTTCCCAAGGATACATTTGATTGCTGTTAGCAGTCCCGGGGTTATACCATACGAGTTCATAAACTATTATCCATTCCAATCCTATGATTGGCCTGAATGGCTTGAAACTGAGGAGATTAAGAGGGAGTATATTGAGGTTACAAAGCTTAGGGTTAAAAAATATTTGATGAAGCATGCTTCAAACTATAAAATCTTCTATGTATATTTTAGGTATGGTGCTGAAACCCTTACGGCTATAATTGAAGCTTTTAGGGATCTTGGTTTATCTGATAAGCTTAGGGTGGTTATTGATGAGGGTTTAGCCATGGAGATTGAGGCTGAAGGGTTTAAGCCTATGGTGGCTCACCCAAAAGCTTTAAATAAGCTTAGGGAAATGCTCAGTGAAGCCGCATCTAGTAAAGGTTAA
- a CDS encoding PfkB family carbohydrate kinase has protein sequence MSSLLYVIGHLTIDEIIRGGRLSRRIGGTAYYSCLSAKLLGWNCKLISKVGRDFPEDYLKHLNSIGLDVSGVKFSDFPTTSFILRYDDGKRFLSLKSRCEDIFINDVREVVGGDSIIHLGSVIGEVSPEIVDYISSRARMVSIDLQGFLRFFDSKGSIKLVKPIFMDELLGKVDVVHCDVVEASVATGIKDPVEAGMYICNTYNVIVLLTLGGEGSYIFHGGEAYHIPSIVKHVVEETGAGDIYTSTFLYRYASTGKLLESAIYASSVASVYVESGDLSMLRNIDLIISKMNGLRGYVRRVSS, from the coding sequence TTGTCAAGCCTTCTCTACGTCATTGGGCATTTAACCATCGATGAAATTATTAGAGGGGGGAGGTTGAGTAGGCGTATTGGTGGAACAGCATACTATTCATGTTTATCAGCCAAGCTTCTAGGTTGGAACTGTAAATTGATATCCAAGGTTGGGAGGGATTTCCCAGAAGACTACCTGAAACATTTAAACTCGATTGGACTAGATGTTTCCGGAGTTAAATTCTCAGATTTCCCCACAACATCCTTCATATTGAGGTATGATGATGGTAAGAGATTTTTATCCCTGAAAAGTAGATGTGAAGACATTTTCATTAATGATGTGCGTGAAGTTGTTGGTGGAGATTCAATTATCCATTTAGGCTCTGTGATTGGTGAAGTTTCTCCGGAAATTGTGGATTACATTTCCTCTAGAGCTAGAATGGTTTCCATAGATCTCCAAGGCTTTCTAAGATTCTTCGATTCGAAGGGTTCAATTAAACTTGTTAAACCAATCTTCATGGATGAATTGCTTGGCAAAGTTGATGTCGTCCATTGTGATGTTGTTGAAGCTTCTGTGGCTACTGGAATCAAAGACCCCGTGGAAGCTGGAATGTATATATGCAATACATATAATGTGATCGTTTTACTTACTCTTGGTGGGGAGGGTAGTTATATATTTCATGGTGGTGAAGCATATCATATACCGTCGATTGTTAAGCATGTTGTTGAAGAGACTGGTGCTGGAGACATATATACATCTACATTCCTCTACAGGTATGCTTCAACGGGAAAACTCCTTGAATCCGCCATTTACGCTTCATCTGTAGCTTCTGTTTACGTTGAGTCTGGAGACTTATCTATGTTGAGGAATATTGATCTGATAATTTCTAAGATGAATGGTTTGCGGGGATACGTGAGACGGGTGTCCTCATAG
- a CDS encoding YbjQ family protein gives MSSGFDDVFNSLFDIYSRKYPHNPSGTLNFHISKLCAEKGVSRVEAFIRIAYQNGIKVGEVEKLVSSGKSLDEAILMASSNLSWWDKLIDEGLRVAAPPKSPEDLELEEFLKSCEAKMRGVLLATTPTIPGYRIVEVLGPVYGLTIRSRGVGGRLAASLEALMGGELTALTHEFEKARAEALLRLVDKARRLGANAVIGLDFETSDLFAGIAIAFSVYGTAVKVEREK, from the coding sequence ATGTCTAGTGGTTTTGATGATGTTTTCAATAGCTTATTTGACATTTATAGTAGAAAGTATCCTCATAATCCGAGTGGAACTCTAAATTTCCACATAAGTAAGCTTTGTGCTGAGAAGGGGGTTAGTAGGGTTGAAGCCTTCATTAGGATTGCATATCAAAATGGAATCAAGGTTGGTGAAGTGGAGAAGCTGGTTTCCTCAGGCAAATCTCTTGATGAAGCAATACTTATGGCTTCATCAAATCTTTCTTGGTGGGATAAGTTGATTGATGAAGGTTTGAGGGTTGCAGCTCCACCTAAAAGTCCTGAGGATCTTGAGTTGGAGGAGTTTTTGAAGAGTTGTGAAGCTAAAATGCGGGGAGTACTTCTTGCAACAACACCCACGATTCCAGGTTATAGAATTGTTGAGGTTTTGGGTCCAGTTTATGGTTTAACCATTAGGAGTAGGGGGGTTGGTGGTAGGCTTGCAGCATCCTTGGAGGCTTTGATGGGTGGCGAGCTTACAGCGTTAACCCATGAGTTTGAGAAGGCTAGGGCTGAGGCACTCCTTAGACTTGTGGATAAGGCTAGGAGGCTTGGAGCCAATGCAGTTATTGGATTGGATTTCGAAACCAGCGATCTCTTCGCTGGGATAGCCATAGCATTCTCAGTTTATGGTACTGCTGTAAAGGTTGAGAGGGAGAAGTAG
- a CDS encoding ABC transporter permease has translation MSSIIEQFKRSLAVAEKNIKIYYLKGPVLTFGIVFPFFLALAYVIGRNIPLKEILPGLVSMTAFFTSTSVGPSIVPWETRSKTLERLLCCPVALWTIMVGDMLSSFIFGFVISVIPLALTLYFGIQPLNFIILLFGLTIANLCFAALSVLLSAYPPTDIPGNTMMLSSLVRFPLVFISGVFIPIEQLPQLGIAIASVSPLTYFTDMVRQLFINSGFYPLALDFLALIAFTVVFIFAAIKLHEKTIMQRLS, from the coding sequence ATGAGCAGTATTATAGAACAGTTTAAGCGTTCCCTAGCAGTAGCTGAAAAGAACATTAAAATATACTATTTAAAGGGACCTGTCCTAACCTTTGGAATTGTCTTTCCATTTTTCCTGGCATTAGCATACGTCATTGGACGAAATATACCGCTTAAAGAGATTTTACCAGGACTTGTTAGTATGACTGCATTCTTTACATCCACATCGGTTGGACCTTCAATTGTACCTTGGGAAACCCGTTCAAAAACACTTGAAAGACTTTTATGCTGTCCAGTTGCCCTATGGACAATTATGGTTGGGGATATGCTATCATCCTTTATCTTCGGCTTTGTCATATCAGTTATTCCGCTAGCCCTAACATTATACTTTGGAATTCAACCATTAAACTTCATAATCCTCCTCTTCGGATTGACAATTGCAAATCTATGCTTTGCAGCATTGAGCGTACTGCTTTCTGCTTATCCACCAACGGATATACCAGGCAACACAATGATGCTCTCATCCCTCGTCAGATTTCCACTAGTTTTCATAAGTGGGGTATTCATACCCATAGAGCAGCTACCCCAATTGGGAATAGCCATAGCTTCAGTATCCCCATTAACATACTTCACAGACATGGTTAGGCAGCTTTTCATAAATAGTGGATTTTATCCATTGGCATTGGACTTCTTAGCGCTCATAGCCTTCACAGTGGTATTTATCTTCGCAGCAATAAAGCTACATGAGAAAACAATTATGCAACGGTTAAGTTAA
- the nikR gene encoding nickel-responsive transcriptional regulator NikR, translated as MTVISITIPNDLLKKFDEYMKTRGYYSRSEAFRDAIRNLMAEAEIAKMEGGRVIATIMITYDYERRDVDMKLSEVRHEFDDIIIENMHRHIDHKYCLEMFIAEGENDKILKLIGRIRGMRGVQQVKSIIITL; from the coding sequence TTGACTGTAATAAGCATAACAATACCCAATGACCTACTCAAAAAATTTGACGAATACATGAAGACTAGGGGGTACTATAGTAGATCAGAAGCATTTAGAGATGCCATTAGAAACCTAATGGCGGAAGCAGAAATAGCGAAGATGGAGGGAGGGAGAGTTATAGCTACAATAATGATAACATATGATTATGAGAGGAGAGATGTGGATATGAAGCTAAGTGAAGTTAGACATGAATTCGACGACATAATAATAGAGAATATGCATAGACATATAGATCACAAATATTGTTTAGAAATGTTCATTGCTGAAGGGGAAAACGACAAAATACTCAAATTGATTGGGAGAATTAGAGGGATGAGGGGGGTACAGCAAGTAAAATCAATAATAATAACACTATGA
- a CDS encoding ZIP family metal transporter, which translates to MSIELAYSIISVSIVSIASLVGILALSIREETLHKVLFIFLGFSGGAILGSALLDLLPESIELISEIGNEFNVFIYITIGFLTFFFIDRYVYWYHGHGHKNEIEDECKMRRNVELKSLRALNLIGDAIHNFIDGMVISVSYLYSIPLGITTTIAVLFHEIPQEIGDIGLLIYSGLKTTKALILNFISALTAFMGVFIVQITSLKIENVNAILLSIACGGFIYLAASEIIPEMQREKDFAKGVVQFILFIMGIAIIFIIGLIFE; encoded by the coding sequence ATGAGCATTGAACTAGCATACTCGATAATATCGGTATCGATTGTTAGCATAGCATCACTTGTTGGCATATTAGCATTATCCATAAGGGAAGAAACACTACATAAAGTGTTGTTCATATTCCTTGGATTTAGTGGTGGAGCAATATTAGGTTCAGCCCTCCTAGATCTACTCCCAGAATCCATTGAACTAATTAGTGAAATTGGAAATGAATTTAACGTATTCATCTATATAACTATTGGATTCTTAACATTCTTCTTCATAGACAGATACGTTTATTGGTATCATGGCCATGGACACAAAAACGAGATTGAAGATGAATGTAAGATGAGAAGAAATGTTGAATTAAAAAGTCTAAGAGCACTTAACTTAATTGGAGACGCCATACACAATTTTATTGATGGAATGGTGATTTCAGTATCATACCTATATTCAATACCACTTGGAATAACGACGACAATTGCAGTACTCTTCCACGAAATACCGCAAGAAATTGGAGATATTGGACTACTAATTTACAGTGGATTAAAAACAACAAAAGCATTAATCTTAAACTTCATCTCAGCTTTAACAGCATTTATGGGTGTATTTATAGTTCAAATAACTTCATTAAAAATTGAAAACGTTAATGCAATTTTACTATCAATAGCTTGTGGAGGTTTCATTTATCTAGCAGCTTCAGAAATTATACCTGAAATGCAAAGGGAGAAAGATTTTGCAAAGGGGGTTGTACAATTTATCCTATTCATAATGGGTATAGCGATAATATTTATTATAGGTCTCATCTTCGAATAA